A single region of the Tachyglossus aculeatus isolate mTacAcu1 chromosome X1, mTacAcu1.pri, whole genome shotgun sequence genome encodes:
- the TSSK6 gene encoding testis-specific serine/threonine-protein kinase 6: protein MTDYKLLKELGYRLGKTIGEGSYCKVNTGVRGRDNTTVAIKIINLQRAPKEFVEKFLPRELSILRIVHHPHIVQVLELIEVGSDKIYIVMEAMGSNLLKVLRRQGYLDCARAQKFFGQLVSAVHYLHSQQVVHRDIKCENILLTHDEQCIKLTDFSFSRQVSDFGDLSTTFCGSMAYASPEVLLGIPYDPKKYDMWSLGVVLYAMVTGRMPFSDVAIIKLPNFQKQGIEFPKRPKLALPCKELISDLLQFTPSARPTAGQVAQNSWLCKESQRQPYSLPAPHRSLSLDLPTSHVLSFPPPLQDEGASDNKIRCSPRSFLKTQYPRVVDPPKGQGGQAWASCSKGLEALPSLLPRRVSVKAECPSAAGVPEDQGGQAWATCSKGSDTSPSPLSRQVSVKAECPSVAGVSADQGGQAWATHSKGHETHPDLLPRLVSKTQYPSVTGLPKGQGGQKSHSPETLPSILSRRVSVKTEYLSVAGVFEDRGGPATPSMGPKDPSPLSRQILVKREFLSVVHVPEDQGSQAWATYSKESKPPSSLHPGWISVKTEDLRGAGAPEDQGGQAWATCSKGPETHSGFVPRSVLPKKEYPKVAALSKDPGGQTWGPSSKRPETPPGLLSRSVWRTAEDSNVAGVSEDQSGQAWATPSEGAETPPSLLPRRASVKRDYLRAAHTAEEHRGHSHQRSWEENPGGGEEGETHRTSGMLPRINPEETVLSHGHYNPESPQ from the coding sequence ATGACTGATTACAAACTGTTGAAGGAACTAGGCTACCGCCTGGGCAAGACCATCGGGGAGGGAAGCTACTGCAAGGTTAATACAGGTGTGCGGGGGAGAGACAACACCACTGTAGCCATCAAGATCATCAACCTGCAGCGGGCCCCGAAAGAGTTTGTCGAAAAGTTCCTCCCTCGAGAGCTGTCCATCCTGCGGATCGTCCACCACCCGCACATCGTACAGGTGTTAGAACTCATCGAGGTGGGCAGTGACAAGATCTACATCGTGATGGAGGCTATGGGCAGCAACCTGCTCAAGGTGCTGCGGCGCCAGGGGTACCTCGACTGTGCCCGCGCCCAAAAATTCTTCGGCCAGCTCGTGAGTGCCGTCCACTACCtgcacagccagcaagtggtacACCGAGACATCAAGTGTGAGAACATACTCCTGACCCACGATGAGCAGTGCATTAAGCTCACGGATTTCAGCTTCAGCCGCCAGGTCAGTGACTTTGGGGACCTGAGCACCACCTTCTGTGGCTCCATGGCCTATGCTTCTCCCGAAGTGCTGCTGGGTATCCCCTACGACCCCAAGAAATATGACATGTGGAGCCTGGGCGTTGTGCTGTACGCCATGGTGACCGGCCGCATGCCCTTCAGTGACGTGGCCATCATCAAGCTGCCCAACTTCCAGAAGCAGGGCATCGAGTTCCCCAAAAGGCCAAAGTTGGCCTTACCCTGCAAGGAGCTCATCAGCGACCTGCTGCAGTTCACCCCCAGCGCCCGGCCCACTGCTGGACAGGTGGCTCAGAACAGCTGGTTGTGTAAGGAGAGTCAGAGGCAACCGTATTCCCTACCCGCTCCTCACAGGAGCTTGAGTTTAGACCTGCCTACTAGCcatgtcctttcctttccaccgCCTCTCCAGGACGAGGGGGCCTCAGACAACAAGATCCGTTGCTCCCCTAGATCGTTCTTGAAGACCCAATACCCGAGGGTGGTTGATCCGCCCAAAGGCCAAGGTGGCCAGGCCTGGGCATCGTGCAGCAAGGGACTTGAGGCTCTGCCCAGTCTCCTCCCAAGACGGGTCTCAGTGAAGGCAGAATGTCCGAGTGCGGCGGGTGTGCCGGAAGATCAAGGTGGCCAGGCCTGGGCTACATGCAGCAAGGGATCCGACACTTCCCCCAGTCCCCTCTCAAGACAGGTCTCGGTGAAGGCAGAATGCCCGAGCGTAGCAGGTGTGTCAGCAGACCAAGGTGGCCAGGCCTGGGCCACGCACAGCAAGGGACACGAGACCCATCCCGATCTCCTCCCTAGACTGGTCTCGAAGACTCAGTACCCGAGCGTGACGGGTCTGCCAAAAGGCCAAGGTGGCCAAAAGTCTCACAGTCCTGAGACTCTCCCCAGTATCCTCTCAAGGCGGGTGTCAGTGAAGACAGAATACCTGAGCGTGGCAGGTGTGTTCGAAGACCGAGGTGGCCCCGCCACACCCAGCATGGGACCCAAGGACCCCAGTCCCCTCTCAAGACAGATCTTGGTGAAGAGAGAATTCCTGAGTGTGGTGCATGTGCCCGAAGACCAAGGAAGCCAGGCCTGGGCCACCTACAGCAAGGAATCCAAGCCTCCCTCCAGTCTCCACCCAGGATGGATCTCGGTGAAGACAGAAGACCTGCGCGGGGCGGGTGCGCCGGAAGACCAAGGTGGCCAGGCCTGGGCCACATGCAGCAAGGGACCTGAGACTCATTCGGGTTTCGTTCCTAGGTCGGTCTTACCGAAGAAAGAATACCCTAAGGTGGCCGCTCTGTCAAAAGACCCAGGTGGCCAGACCTGGGGCCCGAGCAGCAAGAGACCGGAGACACCCCCAGGTCTCCTCTCAAGGAGTGTCTGGAGGACGGCAGAAGACTCAAATGTGGCAGGGGTGTCAGAAGACCAAAGTGGCCAGGCCTGGGCCACGCCCAGCGAGGGAGCCGAGACTCCCCCCAGTCTCCTTCCAAGACGGGCCTCGGTGAAGAGGGACTATCTGAGGGCAGCCCATACAGCCGAAGAACATAGGGGCCACTCCCATCAGAGATCCTGGGAGGAGAACCCGGGTGGAGGCGAGGAGGGGGAAACACACAGAACGTCAGGGATGCTCCCGCGCATTAACCCAGAAGAAACAGTGCTATCTCACGGCCATTACAACCCTGAATCCCCCCAATAA